The Alkalihalobacillus sp. LMS6 genomic interval ACTACATTGCAGCGTTCTGGAACGTAGTAAACTGGGATGAAGTTGCAAAGCGTTACGAAGCAGCAAAATAATTGACGCAAACAAAACCACAAGGATCATCCTTGTGGTTTTTTTGTATATGAACGAGTTAGAAAGTGACATACTACCTTCTAAGATGGGAGGGAATGAAGATGAGTAATCAAGATAAAAAGAAAAATAACCAATTTAAAGAGAACAAAAATCATGGCGAAAAAAGAACGGGTCGATTAAGCCAATTTAAAAACGAGTCTTCTCATGGAGAAGCGTTAGATGAGTATACGAATGCAAATCGCGAAAAGCTTTAATTGATTGCGAAAAGAAGAAAGGTGAATGTCATCATTTACCTTTCTTTTTTATTGCCGAAATCCATGCATAGGCAAAAATGAAACAGACAAACTACTGTTAAGGTGGTGAGGTCATGCCAAAAAAGTGGATGGACAGTATATTTGGACACGTTGTTGCTTCAAAAGATCTAAAATTATTATTATCCATTGGTGGACTTTATGCATTGAGCGTGGCTTTATCCAATACGTTTGTAAATGTTTTTTTGTGGAAACAATCTGGTCAATTTATCGATCTTGCTTTGTATAATTTAATGTCGGTCATTTTTCAACCGCTAGCGTTTTTAATTGCTGGCAAGTTATCAAAACACATTGACCGTGTTTATGTACTGCGTATCGGTGTTAGTTTGATGTCGTTGTTTTACATTTCCGTATTAGTGGTAGGGGAAAATGCGGCTCAATATTTATTACTGTTAGGTTCTTTACTTGGCCTAGGAACAGGTTTTTATTGGCTGGCGTTTAATGTATTAACATTTGAAGTGACAGAACCGGATACAAGAGATTTTTTTAATGGCTTTTTAGGCTTGTTAACATCATTCGCTGGAATGACAGGGCCTTTAACAGCAGGGATTATGATTACTAAGCTTAATGGCTTTCAAGGCTACTTTTTAATCTTCGGGATTTCCTTAACGCTTTTTTTACTTGCGGTTATTTTAACGATATGGCTAGGGAAACGTCATGCAAAAGGGAAATTTGAAATCAAACAAGTGTTAAAAGAAAGAAAAGAAAATAAGGATTGGCGGAAAATTACGTGGGCACATGTGACTCAGGGCTTAAGAGAAGGTACCTTTGTGTTTGTTATTGTTGTTTGGGTCTACATTGTCACCAATAATGAACTTGCGTTAGGTACGTACGGCTTAGTGACGTCAGGAACCCAATTTATTTTTTACTACTTAACAGCACGATTGCTCAGAGTGGCTTATCGAAAGAAAGCAATTCTTATTGGCGGTCTAATGCTTTACGGAGCTATTTTCTTGTTGCTATTTAACTTAACGTTTCCAAAATTAATTGTGTATGGCATTATTATTTCAATCGCTTACCCACTATTACTTATTCCGTACGTATCGTTAACGTATGATGTGATTGGAAAAGCGCACCGTGCAGCGGACTTAAGAGTCGAGTACATCATTGTTCGAGAATGGTTTTTGAACATAGGTAGAATTGCCTCAATCCTGTTATTTATCGCAGTAATCTCGATTTTCCCCGAGGAACAATCGATTCCTTACATTCTTCTTGTAGTAGGGTCTGGGCATATGTGGATTTACTTTTTTATTAAACACATTAACCAACCCACAAGGCCTCCAGAACCAATGCCGAATGTAAGTCAATCGGAAGGGGAAAACAGTCCTGATAAAACTGTGTAAAATCTCTACATTCTTTGACAGGGTTCGCTTTCTACTCTATAATAAGGATTGTATTACCTGCCGTGTCCGTAAGCTTTTTATGCTTTGAACCTTGAATGTTAAAAGGGAGTTTTACATGAGTAGAGCAACGCTAAGCTAGCTTGTACTGGACAGCGAAACTCTAACTGCGAACACCCACCTACCAAAGTAGGTTCGTAAAGCATTCATTTGCAACGGCACAAGCGGGTATGACTACTTAAATTGAAGGCATCCGGAGTTCGGGTGTCTTTTTACCTGTAATAGATCAGGGAGGTTGTCAAATGGGAGAAACGAAAAATAAAAAGAAACACCATGTGTCATTGCGGTTAAACATTTTATTCCTTGCTGTTTTCTTGTTGTTTTCTGCCTTAATATTGCGACTAGGGCTTGTCCAAATTGTGAATGGGGAAGAGTATGAGGAAGAGTTGACGCATGTATCGAACCAAACCGCATTAATCGATGCACCACGCGGAATTTTTACTGACCGCTACGGTTACCCGCTTGTTGAAAACAGCTTAGAGCTTTCTGTTACATACACAAACCCAGGCAACCAAAGCGCCGGTGACATGATTGAATTAGCAGAAGATTTAACGCAGTTTATTGAAGTGGACACAGAAAATTTACGTGATCGAGACAAAAGAGAATATTACTACACTTCTTTAGAGCCGGAAGAGCGTAGAGAGTTAATAGCAGATATTGATTATGATGAAGATGATGAAACAAGTGAATATCAACGGATGATTGATGCGATTAGCGATGATATGATCGCTGGCTATTCTGAAGAAGAAGAGCAAGTTATTGCAGTCTTCTCTCATATGTTAAGAGGATCAAGCGGGTCTCCACAACGTATAAAGCAAGGTTTATCAGATGAAGAAGCACCAAAACTAGCTGAACACCTTGACCGCTTACCGAATATTAACATTCAAAGAGACTCGGTGCGTGAATATGTTTATGGAGAAACGTTAGATAGCGTTTTTGGGAATGTTGGACCAATCCCTTCTGAGGAAGTAGATAGCTATTTATCAAAGGGATACATGCGCTCTGACTTAGTTGGAACAAGCTTCTTAGAAAATCAGTATGAAGATGTTTTACGTGGTCAAAAAGCAGAGGTCGTGCGCACACAAACCCGTGAAGGAAATGGACCGTTGGAACAAGTTATTGAAGAAACAGAAGGAAGCCGTGGCAATGACTTAGTATTAAGTATTGACATGGAGTTTCAGCAAAAGCTTGATGACATTGTCGAATCACGAGTAATGAGTAATACAGGGATCTTCAGAGAAAATGCGTCTTCCTATGTTGTGGTGATGGATCCAAAAACAGGCGATATTTTAGGGATGAGTGGTTATGAGAAGCGACCTGGAGAAGAGGGGAGTATTAATCCTCTGCCAGCATTTCAAAGTGGATATGAAGTAGGGTCGGTTATTAAGGGTGCTTCTGTGTTAACTGGCCTTCATGAAGGGGTAATAAGTCGAGGATCAGTTATAAATGACCGTACGCTTCGATTTGCTGGAACCGCCGATAAAGGGTCGATAAGCACAATGGGACCGGTAGACACCCGTGAGGCAATGGCTCGTTCTTCTAACGTATACATGTTCTATATTGCGATGAGAATGGCTGATTATGATTATGATAGCCAGCCGGGAGATAGAGCCAATATCTTTGGACCATCTAAAGCTACAGATGTTTTAGATGATGTCAAATATTATTTCAATCAATTTGGTTTAGGTGTTGAGACTGGTATAGACTTACCTAGAGAATCAACAGGAATTGTCTCAAATGAAGCTAGAGACCCAGGTAACTTACTTGACTTTATGATTGGTCAGTATGATACGTATACAACGCTACAACTGGCTCAATACATTAGTACAATCGCTAACGATGGGGTTCGAATGCGTCCGCGATTAGTAACAGAAATTATGGAGCCGAATCCAAATGGGGAAGGCGAGAGTACAATTGTACGTGCGAATAAACCAGAAGTGTTAAATACGTTAGATATGAGTCAAGGAGATATTTCTTATGTTCAAGAAACGCTTAGAGGTGTAGTAAGTCGTAATGACGGAACGGCTAATAATAACATTAATTTTAGCGTGCCTGTAGCCGCAAAAACAGGTACCGCGCAAACATCCATTTATGAAGAGGGACAAAAGGTAGCAGATACAAACAATTTAAGTTTTGTTGGTTACGCCCCTTATGATGATCCAGAAATTGCATTCGCGGTAATGACGCCTGATACAACAATCGCTCAAACTAATTCAAGCAGAATATCACAACAAATTAGTGCTGATTTAGTTGATGCCTATTTTGACCTCCAAGACGACCGAAATGGCCCAGAAGAAGTCGATTCTGTCGTTGAAGAAGTGGATTTGTTTGAAGAACAATAGAAGATAAAATAAAAGCTGTGCACCAAATAACTTGGCGCACAGCTTTTCTACGTTTAAATGTAGGAATTTGTATGAATAAGAAGGATTATCTCTGTAAGTGTCGAATAATCAATTCTAAACACATGTTAAAAGAATTCATCTACGACTTCAGACAAGCTCATTTCACTTGTTAATTCCCCTGTAACTTGAGGACGTAAATCGTTTGATAATCCGCGGTTATCCACTTCTTCATAGAAGTCATATGCACTGTCCACGATCCCTGCATCTTCAAGCATTTCACCAACGTCAATGCTCGTCATACCAGGAACGACATGAAGAATGGTACGATAGGCGATTTGCTCATCGTTTTCACTTTGCTCTTCATTAGACGATTCGTCTTCTGTTTGTTGAGCTGTAGCGAGCTGTGCTTCTAATTCATCCCACGTCTCTTGCGTTTCAACGGCATATCCATTTTCCTGTAAATGATTGACCATCTCTTCTTCGGTAAAATCCGTACTAGATGAGACTTCTGTATCGCTTCCAATGAAATATGTGGCACCTAATACGCCAGAAGCTACAAGCAACCCTCCAGCAAAACTACGAATTGTTTTACGCGTCATTAGCTACTTTCGTCCTTTCTTCTGATAATGAATCAAGGTAAGGGGCTAAGAGTCGATCTACTTCATGAGGCTCTAAAGCTGTTTCGATAGCAATTCCTTCTGTTGAATAGCCACGCTTATGCAAATCTAATATTTCCCTTAGTAACTGTTGGTGTGAATTCGAGCGATTTTGTTGAGTCGCATCTTTAGCTGCAATTTCTGCGTCCAACTCCATGTTTCGTACTTGATTTTTTACTTGATGGAGCTCTTGCATAAAGGAAATTGATAAATGCTCAATTTGATCTTCTATCTTTGAACCTTTGTCTTCTTTAACAAAAGAAACAATAAGTAGCACAATGGCTGTTCCAAGCAAGAGCGCTAACATCCATTCCATAATATTTGTTCCCTCCTACGGATTGTTCTCGCACCCTCCATTATACATGATTTTAAGACGGTTTCATTAAGATAAATAAAAATTACCCATTCATGCGTCATTTTTTGACACCTTTAGTCATAATCTCTTTCATACAGATCTTTCTACTAATTGAGGAGGTGAGAACACTTGCTAATACTGATGAAAAGCGGTTTACAAAAACATACAATTTGCACTCATTGTGGAAAGGAGCTGAACACAGTATGCTTAATAGACAAAGAAAGATGACATAAAACAGATTTGGCTATTTAATTTACTGACTGAAGGGGCGGTTGTATGCAAACGAGCAAACATATATCAAACATTTTCTATTCAATTGGGACAAAGCCCATTTTCACTGTAGATATTCATTTACGATTGCGGACTACACTTCATTCTCAGCACTTATCTAAAATTGGGTTATGGTATGACGGTAAGACAACGTGGGTAGGGGATGAAGGATGGATCGTTAATGCTGCCTTCTCAAGAACAAACGAAGTGATTGTGAGCCAAGCCTATCATAGAGGATTAAACCTTAAAATTACGATTCGTGATGAGTCTTTACAAAGTGAACTAGGAGTTAAGCGATCTATTACAATTAAAAATGAAAGTCATCAGTCAAGAGACTTTAAGCTGCTTTCTCAACAGGTTACGTGTACTCAAGATGGTTTATCATTTTATTCTCCAGCTGAACGCGCACTAATTCATTATTCAGATGAAAAATATTCTTTATTTTCTATACAAATGAGCAAGGCGCAATTCATTCATTATGGCGTAGGGGCTATGAATCAAATATGGAACGATCCACTAGGTAAGTTATTTTTCTCTCCATTTTCGGCAACAAAAACAGAGAGTGTGATTGTTTGTGCATGCTCACTGCCTGCAAACGAAACAATTGGAGCATCCATTGTTCAAATGAGTAGTGACAATATGGGGCATTTAAAACGATCGAACCACCTTCTGCAGCAAAGTGTTTAAATAAGTCTTGATTTTCGTGGTGGCTTTTGCTATTCTATGTAAGTATGTAAGACGAGTTTGGAGGGATAGCATATGCGTGTTCAAGTTACTTTAGCTTGTACAGAAAACGGTGACCGTAGTTATATTACGACTAAAAACAAGCGCACAAACCCAGAGCGTATTGAACTTAAGAAATATAATCCGCGTTTAAAGCGCCATACACTTCATCGTGAAACAAAGTAAGCAGTCGGATTTACCGCTGCTTCTTTTTATTGCATTTTTTAGAGTGAGGGGATTGTGTGTCAAAAAAAGACGAACGTCAACGTATTTCGGAACGTCTTAAGCAAATGGAGAAAACTGAGTATTTAGAACGATCGGCAAATCTTGCAAATCGTTTGTTTAACACGCGAGCGTGGCAAGAGGCAGATCGAATTGGCTTGACCTATTCTCATTTTCCAGAGGTGGATACGTTGTCAATTATTACGCATGCGCTTACGATAGGTAAACGTGTTGCTTTACCAAGAACGACAATGCGTGATCGAACGATGGCGTTTTATACGATAGAAGGCTTTAATGATTTAGAACGGCGGTCATACGGTTTGTACGAGCCTAAAATGGATGCCTGTTCATATGTTGCGCCTGATGAACTGGACTTATTGTTAGTTCCTGGCGTAGCTTTTACGACAAACGGCTATCGTTTAGGAATGGGTGGAGGCTTTTACGACCGCTATTTACCTAAAGTTAAGGGAGCGACTATATCGCTATGTTTTAAGGAGCAGCTTGTTCAATCTCTTTCAATAGAGTCTCATGACTTCCCAGTTAATGTCGTCATTAGTGAGGAAATCCTATGATGAGTGTTTGGTTTGGTATCCTGGTTATCGCGTGCACCATGTTGTATGTGCTGCAGAAATTAACGTTAGCAGGAGCTGTAACTGCGTTTATCATTGGAGGGGCAACTGTAGTAGGAGTGGGTCCTGCTGGTTTACTCCTTTTTGCGGTGTTTTTTGGTAGCTCCATTCTTTTAGGAAAAGTAAAAGGTGCCGCTGTAGACGAAGAGGTCGTTGAGAAGCATGGAAAACGCGACGCTTTTCAAGTGTTTGCGAATGGAGGCTATGCCGGACTTTGTTCATTGCTCCTAGTCTTTTTTCCCTCATTAGCAACGATTCTTGTAGCAGGTTTTGTAGGCAGCTTGTCAGCGGCAATTGCTGATACATGGGCCTCAGAGATAGGGAAGTTAAGTCAAGATAAACCAATTGATGTTCTAACGCGAAAGAAAGTAGAAAAAGGCGTATCAGGCGGTGTGACAGGGCTTGGAATGGCTGCAGCATTTGCAGGGAGCTTTGTATTAGCAGGTGTGGCAATTTTAATTTGGTGGAACGAAACAAGTGTAAGTTACGTGTGGTTATTCTTTTTTATTTTCATTGGTTTCGTTGCGAATTTATTGGACAGCATTTTAGGATCAACGTTACAAGCATTATATAAATGCCCTACCTGCGGGATCCACACAGAAAAATTGCATCACTGTGTAAAGACGGTTAAAATCAGAGGGTTTTCAGTTGTCACAAATGATGTTGTTAATTTATGCTGTACAGGAGCAGGTGCGCTAATGGGAGTAATAGGTGCCGTTATCTTTTTTTAAAGGAGAACGAGATTCATGGAACGTTATTCAAGACAGTTACTGTTTAATGGAATCGGTGAAGAAGGTCAAGCGAAACTTTTACATAGCAAGGTACTAATTGTAGGTTTAGGCGCACTTGGAACGGTGATTGCCAATCACTTGGCGCGTGCAGGTGTTGGCTCTTTACGATTAGTAGACCGGGATTTTGTGGAGATGAGTAATTTACAGCGGCAGATGCTGTTTACGGAAGAAGATGCAAAGCAACTTGTGCCAAAAGCAGTTGCGGCCAAGCAAGCGTTAGAAAAAGTCAACTCTGAAATTGAAATAGAAGCAATTGTTGAGAACGTGTCTGTCGATAATATTGATCGATTAATGGAAGAGGTTGACGTTGTTTTAGATGGAACGGATAACTTTGAAACGCGCTTTTTGTTAAATGATGCATGTTTTAAAGCGGGAATACCGTTTAGCTATGGGGGCGCCGTACAGACGAGAGGGATGGGTGCGTTCTTTATTCCCGGAGAAACCCCGTGCCTTCGCTGCTTTATCGAGAGCGGAAGCGCTACAGGTGACACGTGTGATACTGTTGGCGTGCTAGCCCCAATTATTGATATTGTTGCTTCTTTACAAGTAATTGAGGCAATGAAGTATCTTGTAGGTGCGAAAGATAAACAGCGAAAAACATTAGAATCCTTTGACATTTGGTCAAATACGCAGCAAAAGATAAAGTTTGCAGGTAAGCGTGCTGATTGTCCAACCTGTATAAAAGAAGAATTCCCAGCACTAAATGAACGTTCTAAATCAGAGACAACGTTATGTGGTCGTCAGTCTATTCAAATTACGGCTTCGGCACCTTTTGATTTAAAACAAATGAGCAAAAAGCTACAACAGGTGGCTCAAGTGAAAGAAACACCGTTTTTAATTCGAGCAATGGTAAGTGAATTAGAGACGATTGTTGTCTTTCCTGATGGACGAGTGTTAATTCAAGGAACAGATGATATGACGCGAGCGAAAACTCTTTACAGCAAGTATATTGGAAACTAATGCTAGGCGCTGCTTCGTTTTTATAGGATGAAATGTAGACTGGTGTCACATCCTAATTGTGGAG includes:
- a CDS encoding 5-formyltetrahydrofolate cyclo-ligase — its product is MSKKDERQRISERLKQMEKTEYLERSANLANRLFNTRAWQEADRIGLTYSHFPEVDTLSIITHALTIGKRVALPRTTMRDRTMAFYTIEGFNDLERRSYGLYEPKMDACSYVAPDELDLLLVPGVAFTTNGYRLGMGGGFYDRYLPKVKGATISLCFKEQLVQSLSIESHDFPVNVVISEEIL
- the rpmG gene encoding 50S ribosomal protein L33, whose product is MRVQVTLACTENGDRSYITTKNKRTNPERIELKKYNPRLKRHTLHRETK
- a CDS encoding DUF92 domain-containing protein, with the translated sequence MMSVWFGILVIACTMLYVLQKLTLAGAVTAFIIGGATVVGVGPAGLLLFAVFFGSSILLGKVKGAAVDEEVVEKHGKRDAFQVFANGGYAGLCSLLLVFFPSLATILVAGFVGSLSAAIADTWASEIGKLSQDKPIDVLTRKKVEKGVSGGVTGLGMAAAFAGSFVLAGVAILIWWNETSVSYVWLFFFIFIGFVANLLDSILGSTLQALYKCPTCGIHTEKLHHCVKTVKIRGFSVVTNDVVNLCCTGAGALMGVIGAVIFF
- a CDS encoding penicillin-binding protein 2 → MGETKNKKKHHVSLRLNILFLAVFLLFSALILRLGLVQIVNGEEYEEELTHVSNQTALIDAPRGIFTDRYGYPLVENSLELSVTYTNPGNQSAGDMIELAEDLTQFIEVDTENLRDRDKREYYYTSLEPEERRELIADIDYDEDDETSEYQRMIDAISDDMIAGYSEEEEQVIAVFSHMLRGSSGSPQRIKQGLSDEEAPKLAEHLDRLPNINIQRDSVREYVYGETLDSVFGNVGPIPSEEVDSYLSKGYMRSDLVGTSFLENQYEDVLRGQKAEVVRTQTREGNGPLEQVIEETEGSRGNDLVLSIDMEFQQKLDDIVESRVMSNTGIFRENASSYVVVMDPKTGDILGMSGYEKRPGEEGSINPLPAFQSGYEVGSVIKGASVLTGLHEGVISRGSVINDRTLRFAGTADKGSISTMGPVDTREAMARSSNVYMFYIAMRMADYDYDSQPGDRANIFGPSKATDVLDDVKYYFNQFGLGVETGIDLPRESTGIVSNEARDPGNLLDFMIGQYDTYTTLQLAQYISTIANDGVRMRPRLVTEIMEPNPNGEGESTIVRANKPEVLNTLDMSQGDISYVQETLRGVVSRNDGTANNNINFSVPVAAKTGTAQTSIYEEGQKVADTNNLSFVGYAPYDDPEIAFAVMTPDTTIAQTNSSRISQQISADLVDAYFDLQDDRNGPEEVDSVVEEVDLFEEQ
- a CDS encoding MFS transporter, translated to MPKKWMDSIFGHVVASKDLKLLLSIGGLYALSVALSNTFVNVFLWKQSGQFIDLALYNLMSVIFQPLAFLIAGKLSKHIDRVYVLRIGVSLMSLFYISVLVVGENAAQYLLLLGSLLGLGTGFYWLAFNVLTFEVTEPDTRDFFNGFLGLLTSFAGMTGPLTAGIMITKLNGFQGYFLIFGISLTLFLLAVILTIWLGKRHAKGKFEIKQVLKERKENKDWRKITWAHVTQGLREGTFVFVIVVWVYIVTNNELALGTYGLVTSGTQFIFYYLTARLLRVAYRKKAILIGGLMLYGAIFLLLFNLTFPKLIVYGIIISIAYPLLLIPYVSLTYDVIGKAHRAADLRVEYIIVREWFLNIGRIASILLFIAVISIFPEEQSIPYILLVVGSGHMWIYFFIKHINQPTRPPEPMPNVSQSEGENSPDKTV
- a CDS encoding ThiF family adenylyltransferase, with the translated sequence MERYSRQLLFNGIGEEGQAKLLHSKVLIVGLGALGTVIANHLARAGVGSLRLVDRDFVEMSNLQRQMLFTEEDAKQLVPKAVAAKQALEKVNSEIEIEAIVENVSVDNIDRLMEEVDVVLDGTDNFETRFLLNDACFKAGIPFSYGGAVQTRGMGAFFIPGETPCLRCFIESGSATGDTCDTVGVLAPIIDIVASLQVIEAMKYLVGAKDKQRKTLESFDIWSNTQQKIKFAGKRADCPTCIKEEFPALNERSKSETTLCGRQSIQITASAPFDLKQMSKKLQQVAQVKETPFLIRAMVSELETIVVFPDGRVLIQGTDDMTRAKTLYSKYIGN